GTATCCGGGAAGTAAGACAGATTACAGATGACAGAGAAACAGAAAAATCTGAATTCTGTTTTCTGTTTTCTGATTTCTGAAAAAAGGAGGCAATAAATTATGCCAAGAGGAGATGGAACAGGCCCAACAGGACAGGGTCCGAGAACAGGTAGAGGTATGCCTGTCCGCCAAGGTTTTAATGGTGGGGGAGGAAGTGGTGGAGGTATTGGACAGGGCGGAGGTGGTAGAGGTATGCCTGCCCGCCAGGGTTTTAATGGTGGGGGGGGCGGTAATCTTCCTGGCTCAGGTCCGGCGGGAAATTGTGTATGCCCTAAATGCGGCGAGAAAGTATCACACCAGCGGAGTATAGCTTGTTATTCTATAAGTTGTCCCAAGTGTGGTAGTAAGATGGCGAAGGAATAATTCTTGGATACCGAAGCATTTGAAAATCACAAAAGATATTTAGATAGGATGAATTTTTGCAAGAATTTTGGATATGATGTTGAGCAGGAAAGACGTTTCGTTTTAAAAGAATCTAAACCTATCAAGGGCAATATTTTAGAGATAGGCACTGGAAAAGGATATTTTACAATTGAACTTGCCAAAGAGGGGTATAGTTTTACAAGTATAGATATTTCAGAAAAAGAACAAGAATTTGCAAGACTTAATTTAGCGTATTTGGGGTTGGGGAAACAGGTAAATTTTAAGATAGATAATGCTGAGGATTTAAGTTTCAAGAACGAAAGTTTTGATGTTATTTTCGCAATAAATACTATACATCATTTTACAAGTCCTTTTAATGCAGTAGATGAGTTTATAAGAGTTGCGAAACTGAAAGGTAAAATAATTTTAAGTGATTTTAACAAAGAAGGTATGAAGATGATAGATAAGATTCATGCAAGCGAAGGAAGAAAACACGACTCGGGAAAGGTTGCTTTGGATGCGATAAGCGATTATTTAGAAAGCAAAGAATTAAATGTTCAGAAATATGAAAGCAAATTTGAAAATGTTATCGTAGCATATTGTTAAGCTATGTAATTTCTCTTTAAGGAGAAAGGAATAAATATGCCAATATATATCTATATATGTGAAGATTGCGGGCATAAATTTGATGTCTTTACTCATGTGACAAATAACTCTAATAAGCCGAAGTGTGAAAAATGTGGTAATAGGAACACAAAGAAAACTTTGGCTGGATTCAGTGTTGGCAAATCTTCTAAAAATAGTTCACCAAGTTGTCCTACGGGGACTTGCCCTCTTGGTTAAAAAGTATTAACTCAAAGTGTATTCTTCGGCGGAATTTTGGACATGAATAAAAAATTTATTTTTAAAACAAATATTAAATGGATAGAGGGTAAAAAAGGCAAGCTGTATAGTTCCGATAAACCATCATTTGAATTTTCTACTCCTCCTGAATTTAGGGGTCCTGATGGTTTTTGGTCTCCTGAAGATTTGTTTCTTGCATCTATTAACTCTTGTATTATGACTACTTTTATCCATTTTGCTGAAAAAGAGCCTCTTGTCTTTTTGTCTTATGAGAGTGAAACAGAAGGAGAAGTAAGTTTTGAAGAGGGTAAATTAATTTTTTCCTCTGTAACTGTTAGACCGGTTATAAAAGTTAAAAATGAATCTGATAAGGAAAAGGCAAAACAATTGATAAACAAAAGTGAAAGATATTGTTTAATATCGGCTTCTGTTAAATCGAAAATCACCGTATTAACTAAGATAGAAATATCAACAGATTAACTGCAAGGAATTTTAAATATGGAAGATAAAAAGAGAGTGATGGAGCAACAACAGCAAAGAATTGATGAAAGGATGAAGAAGATAAAAAATAAATTTCTTATTCTTTCAGGCAAAGGCGGTGTTGGTAAATCAACTGTTGCAGTTAATTTGGCATGGACCCTTTCACAAAAGGGTATGAAAGTTGGTCTTTTAGATGTAGATATTCATGGGCCTAGTGTCCCCAAGATGTTAGGACTTGAAGGAAAACATCTTGCAGGTTCCGGAGATGGCATTGAACCAATCGCATTAGGAAGTAATCTGAAGGTTATTAGTATAGCTTTTCTGTTGAGTTCTTCTGATGCTCCTGTTATTTGGCGTGGTCCTTTGAAAATGACGGCTATAAGACAATTTTTATCTGATGTGAACTGGGGAGAACTTGATTATCTTATTGTTGATGCTCCTCCAGGCACGGGAGATGAACCGCTATCAGTATGCCAACTTATAAAAGATATAACAGGCGCGATTGTAGTTACTACTCCACAGGAAATTTCTCTGTTAGATGTTAAAAAAAGCATAGGATTTATTAAACAATTAAATGTTCCGCTGACCGGTATTATTGAAAATATGAGTGGTTTTGTTTGTCCTCACTGCGGAAAATCAACGGATATTTTTAAAGTCGGAGGAGGTAAAAGAATAGCTGATGAGTTAAATATTCCTTTTTTAGGAAGCATACCTCTCGAAGCAGATATAGTAAAAGCTTCTGATGGGGGTAAACCCTTTATGAATTTGGACTTGAAAATTGAATGTAAAAAGAAATTCGAAGAAATTGTTAGCAGAATTACTAAAACGAGAAAATAAAATATGCCGAAAATTGAACCTTTTGAAAGATATTCACAGAAGT
This genomic interval from bacterium contains the following:
- a CDS encoding DUF5320 domain-containing protein, with the protein product MPRGDGTGPTGQGPRTGRGMPVRQGFNGGGGSGGGIGQGGGGRGMPARQGFNGGGGGNLPGSGPAGNCVCPKCGEKVSHQRSIACYSISCPKCGSKMAKE
- a CDS encoding class I SAM-dependent methyltransferase; protein product: MDTEAFENHKRYLDRMNFCKNFGYDVEQERRFVLKESKPIKGNILEIGTGKGYFTIELAKEGYSFTSIDISEKEQEFARLNLAYLGLGKQVNFKIDNAEDLSFKNESFDVIFAINTIHHFTSPFNAVDEFIRVAKLKGKIILSDFNKEGMKMIDKIHASEGRKHDSGKVALDAISDYLESKELNVQKYESKFENVIVAYC
- a CDS encoding zinc ribbon domain-containing protein, with protein sequence MPIYIYICEDCGHKFDVFTHVTNNSNKPKCEKCGNRNTKKTLAGFSVGKSSKNSSPSCPTGTCPLG
- a CDS encoding OsmC family protein codes for the protein MNKKFIFKTNIKWIEGKKGKLYSSDKPSFEFSTPPEFRGPDGFWSPEDLFLASINSCIMTTFIHFAEKEPLVFLSYESETEGEVSFEEGKLIFSSVTVRPVIKVKNESDKEKAKQLINKSERYCLISASVKSKITVLTKIEISTD
- a CDS encoding Mrp/NBP35 family ATP-binding protein codes for the protein MEQQQQRIDERMKKIKNKFLILSGKGGVGKSTVAVNLAWTLSQKGMKVGLLDVDIHGPSVPKMLGLEGKHLAGSGDGIEPIALGSNLKVISIAFLLSSSDAPVIWRGPLKMTAIRQFLSDVNWGELDYLIVDAPPGTGDEPLSVCQLIKDITGAIVVTTPQEISLLDVKKSIGFIKQLNVPLTGIIENMSGFVCPHCGKSTDIFKVGGGKRIADELNIPFLGSIPLEADIVKASDGGKPFMNLDLKIECKKKFEEIVSRITKTRK